In Streptomyces sp. NBC_00878, a single window of DNA contains:
- the serS gene encoding serine--tRNA ligase, with the protein MIDLRLLREDPDRVRASQRARGEDVALVDALLSADERRRSSGVRFDELRSEQKALGKLIPKASGDEKAELLKKAGQLAADVKTADAEQHEADEATKHLLLQLGNLVHPDVPVGGEEDFVVLETHGTIRDFGAEGFEPKDHLELGEALGAIDVERGAKVSGSRFYYLTGVGALLELALVNAAIAQATEAGFVPMLTPALVRSRAMEGTGFLGQAAENVYHLEKDDYYLVGTSEVPLAAYHMDEILEADQLPMRYAGFSPCFRREAGTYGKDTRGIFRVHQFDKVEMFSYVNPEDAQNEHQRLLEWEKQWLTGLELPFQVIDVASADLGASASRKFDCEAWIPTQGKYRELTSASNCDSFQARRLSVRMRDGKKVQPLATLNGTLCAVPRTIVAILENHQLADGSVRVPEVLRPYLGGREVLEPISK; encoded by the coding sequence GTGATTGACCTTCGCCTGCTCCGTGAGGACCCCGACCGTGTTCGCGCCTCCCAGCGCGCCCGTGGAGAGGACGTCGCCCTCGTCGACGCCCTCCTCTCCGCCGACGAGCGGCGCAGGTCGTCCGGCGTCCGCTTCGACGAGCTCCGTTCCGAGCAGAAGGCGCTCGGCAAGCTGATCCCCAAGGCCTCCGGCGACGAGAAGGCCGAGCTGCTGAAGAAGGCGGGCCAGCTCGCCGCCGACGTCAAGACAGCCGACGCCGAGCAGCACGAGGCGGACGAGGCGACCAAGCACCTCCTGCTCCAGCTCGGCAACCTCGTGCACCCCGACGTCCCGGTCGGCGGCGAGGAGGACTTCGTCGTCCTGGAGACGCACGGGACCATCCGCGACTTCGGCGCCGAGGGCTTCGAGCCCAAGGACCACCTGGAGCTCGGCGAGGCGCTGGGCGCCATCGACGTCGAGCGCGGCGCCAAGGTGTCCGGCTCGCGCTTCTACTACCTGACGGGCGTCGGCGCGCTCCTTGAGCTCGCCCTCGTCAACGCGGCGATCGCGCAGGCCACGGAGGCCGGCTTCGTCCCGATGCTGACCCCGGCACTGGTCCGCTCGCGCGCCATGGAGGGCACCGGCTTCCTCGGCCAGGCCGCGGAGAACGTGTACCACCTGGAGAAGGACGACTACTACCTGGTCGGCACCTCCGAGGTCCCGCTCGCCGCGTACCACATGGACGAGATCCTCGAAGCCGACCAGCTGCCGATGCGCTACGCGGGCTTCTCGCCGTGCTTCCGCCGCGAGGCCGGGACGTACGGCAAGGACACGCGGGGCATCTTCCGCGTGCACCAGTTCGACAAGGTCGAGATGTTCTCGTACGTCAACCCCGAGGACGCTCAGAACGAGCACCAGCGGCTCCTGGAGTGGGAGAAGCAGTGGCTGACCGGGCTTGAGCTGCCCTTCCAGGTCATCGATGTCGCCTCGGCCGACCTGGGCGCGTCCGCCTCGCGCAAGTTCGACTGCGAGGCGTGGATCCCGACCCAGGGCAAGTACCGCGAGCTGACGTCGGCCTCGAACTGCGACAGCTTCCAGGCCCGCCGCCTGTCGGTCCGCATGCGCGACGGCAAGAAGGTGCAGCCGCTCGCCACGCTGAACGGCACGCTGTGCGCCGTACCACGCACGATCGTGGCGATCCTGGAGAACCACCAGCTGGCCGACGGCTCCGTACGGGTGCCCGAGGTGCTGCGTCCGTATCTGGGCGGCCGTGAGGTGCTGGAGCCGATCTCCAAGTGA
- the pheA gene encoding prephenate dehydratase: protein MPASYAYLGPEGTFTEVALRTLPESATRQLIPMVSVPAALDAVRAGEAEAAFVPIENSVEGGITTTVDALAVGEPLMIYREVLLSITFALLVRPGTKLSEIKTITAHPAAQPQVRNWMKNNLPDVVWESAASNADGARLVQEGRFDAAFAGEFAAARYGLEPLETGIHDAENAQTRFVLVGRPARPAAPTGADKTSVVIWQRDDHPGALLELLQEFAVRGVNLMLLQSRPTGEGIGNYCFAIDAEGHIADRRVSEALMGLKRVCPQVRFLGSYPQADVDPKDVSAPRAGTSDGEFAAASDWLARCQDGRF from the coding sequence ATGCCAGCCAGCTACGCGTATCTCGGCCCCGAGGGCACCTTCACCGAAGTCGCCCTGCGGACTCTTCCGGAGTCGGCCACCCGGCAGCTCATCCCGATGGTGTCCGTGCCCGCCGCGCTCGACGCGGTCCGGGCCGGCGAGGCCGAGGCCGCGTTCGTACCGATCGAGAACTCCGTCGAGGGCGGCATCACCACCACGGTCGACGCACTGGCCGTCGGCGAACCGCTGATGATCTACCGCGAGGTCCTTCTCTCGATCACCTTCGCGCTGCTGGTCCGCCCGGGCACGAAGCTCTCGGAGATCAAGACGATCACCGCGCACCCGGCCGCGCAGCCACAGGTCCGCAACTGGATGAAGAACAACCTCCCGGACGTCGTCTGGGAGTCGGCGGCCTCCAACGCGGACGGCGCCCGCCTCGTGCAGGAGGGGCGCTTCGACGCCGCCTTCGCGGGCGAGTTCGCCGCGGCGCGGTACGGCCTGGAGCCCCTTGAGACCGGCATCCACGACGCGGAGAACGCGCAGACCCGGTTCGTCCTGGTGGGCAGGCCCGCCCGGCCCGCGGCCCCGACCGGCGCGGACAAGACCTCCGTGGTCATCTGGCAGCGCGACGACCACCCGGGTGCCCTGCTCGAACTCCTCCAGGAGTTCGCCGTCCGCGGGGTCAACCTGATGCTGCTGCAGTCCCGGCCGACCGGTGAGGGCATCGGCAACTACTGCTTCGCCATCGACGCCGAGGGGCACATCGCGGACCGCCGCGTGAGCGAGGCGCTGATGGGGCTCAAGCGCGTCTGTCCGCAGGTGCGCTTCCTCGGGTCCTATCCACAGGCCGACGTCGACCCCAAGGACGTAAGCGCGCCGCGGGCCGGTACGTCGGACGGCGAGTTCGCGGCGGCTTCGGACTGGCTGGCACGGTGCCAGGACGGCCGGTTCTGA
- the efeB gene encoding iron uptake transporter deferrochelatase/peroxidase subunit, with protein MAEQSTPETSPPSAPDQPGQPDQGTPRRGDASPKSASRGGAASKATPKEASSGNAPPGEAVSAEPSSKGVISRRRLLGTAGATGLALGAAGGAAGYAAAPSADRTVPLNSLGADEVMFHGKHQQGITTALQAHGHLVAFDLAAGAGRKEAAALLRRWSTTAQRLMAGEASASGDTDVARDAGPSSLTVTFGFGHSFFARTGLEKQRPIALDPLPDFSSDHLDKARSNGDLWVQIGANDALVAFHALRAVQKEAGQAAKVRWQMNGFNRSPGATTRPMTARNLMGQIDGTRNPKPSESDFDRRIFVPDASDPSWMAGGSYAVVRRIRMLLDDWEKLSVKAQEDVIGRRKSTGAPLSGGTETTEMDLEKTDAGGTLVVPINAHARITRPDENGGAAMLRRPFSFHDGIDAEGVPDAGLLFVCWQADPLRGFVPVQRKLDRGDALSTFIRHEASGLFAVPGGAAEGEYVGQKLLEG; from the coding sequence ATGGCTGAACAGTCCACTCCGGAGACGTCGCCCCCGAGCGCCCCTGATCAACCCGGCCAACCTGACCAAGGGACACCTCGACGGGGAGACGCCTCCCCTAAAAGCGCCTCCCGGGGTGGCGCTGCTTCAAAGGCCACCCCCAAGGAGGCCTCTTCCGGAAATGCCCCTCCTGGGGAGGCCGTTTCTGCGGAGCCCTCCTCCAAGGGCGTCATTTCGCGGCGCCGCCTGCTCGGTACCGCCGGTGCCACCGGGCTCGCGCTCGGCGCCGCGGGCGGGGCCGCCGGATACGCCGCAGCGCCGTCCGCCGACCGGACCGTGCCGCTCAACTCGCTCGGCGCGGACGAGGTGATGTTTCACGGGAAACATCAGCAGGGCATCACGACCGCCCTGCAGGCCCACGGCCACCTCGTCGCCTTCGACCTCGCGGCGGGCGCGGGCCGCAAGGAGGCGGCCGCCCTGCTGCGGCGCTGGTCGACGACGGCCCAGCGGCTGATGGCGGGCGAGGCATCCGCGAGCGGGGACACGGACGTGGCGCGCGACGCCGGGCCCTCGTCCCTCACGGTCACCTTCGGCTTCGGCCACAGCTTCTTCGCCCGTACGGGACTGGAGAAGCAGCGCCCGATCGCCCTCGACCCGCTGCCCGACTTCTCCTCGGACCACCTCGACAAGGCGCGCAGCAACGGTGACCTCTGGGTGCAGATCGGCGCGAACGACGCCCTCGTCGCCTTCCACGCCCTGCGCGCGGTCCAGAAGGAAGCGGGGCAGGCGGCCAAGGTGCGCTGGCAGATGAACGGCTTCAACCGCTCGCCGGGAGCCACCACCCGCCCCATGACGGCCCGCAACCTGATGGGGCAGATCGACGGCACGCGCAATCCCAAGCCGTCGGAGTCCGACTTCGACCGGCGGATCTTCGTGCCCGACGCGAGCGACCCGTCATGGATGGCGGGCGGCTCGTACGCCGTCGTACGCCGTATCCGCATGCTCCTCGACGACTGGGAGAAGCTCTCGGTCAAGGCCCAGGAGGACGTGATCGGGCGGCGGAAGTCCACCGGGGCACCGCTCTCCGGCGGCACCGAGACGACCGAGATGGACCTGGAGAAGACCGACGCCGGCGGCACACTCGTCGTCCCCATCAACGCCCATGCCCGCATCACCCGGCCCGACGAGAACGGTGGCGCAGCGATGCTCCGCAGGCCGTTCTCCTTCCACGACGGCATCGACGCCGAGGGCGTACCGGACGCGGGCCTGCTCTTCGTCTGCTGGCAGGCCGATCCGCTGCGCGGCTTCGTACCGGTGCAGCGCAAGCTCGACCGCGGTGACGCGCTGTCCACGTTCATCCGGCATGAGGCGAGCGGGCTGTTCGCCGTGCCGGGCGGGGCCGCGGAGGGGGAGTACGTGGGGCAGAAGTTGCTGGAGGGGTGA